The Bacillus basilensis genome includes a region encoding these proteins:
- a CDS encoding N-acetylmuramoyl-L-alanine amidase family protein, producing the protein MKKNFNTIRMGKKLIPATAALGILFSVAPVAENKASAGLATVLDVTITSLGIVADIYEKLGISVGEPDLSNYTGPYAENVSYRAPNFKSGEFNISMHHTKGDSNFTRTIKVLYPDGKSEMKHLKSGQQLKITEPGTIVDLKPLAESVSEHDLLYITKAQLDEGKTGVALNQGITIYVEKTSGENKVLVDEFYKKKFGADSLDGFKGLGVDRFSYLTDEQKKVATLTSHPVGREVLSNYVTNNPTAQADFNNRSSNVFAEITNTLETPIKAAYGSLNHGESYQIIPYKKGSNKVLVKAGSKYLSGKEGNVLQYSDSIGDDELFELVSAPAFLNKWQFDLVNKNGVRLTSNPYIQGFLKENDGANSFRSGISFTAKTNDEVHNWLIDWYPGKEHDRQKYDGRVEFKANDKSDGSIWTAYDASGKLITNSWIERDGAYHYADASGVLLKGWQEIKGNTYYFAPHSNSLVVSSNSSDAQIEGKVYHFKDSGVLQRSAWKDEQYSDASGAFVKEGLKETEGKIYYFKDFAVTKNEMRLEDQHVILHFSNKGVLERASDLNGKALASTTTVTLNGKHVVFEKDGSVRKPGLTGKRSFPQSDGTEKVTMHYYSLEDGASHSGWKIIDGKNYHFKDGQHYTFDGHETIDGKRYYFNNDGQAMLTGFKKDNGKIYHFDDKGEMQKGWQEIDGKWYYFDDSGAAKIGWFSVGGGYHFPYYGYFTYYAKEDGSIYQNTTVELDNGKGVWKTYKFDSHGHKGY; encoded by the coding sequence ATGAAAAAAAACTTTAACACAATTAGAATGGGAAAGAAATTAATTCCTGCCACAGCGGCATTAGGTATTCTTTTTTCTGTAGCTCCTGTTGCAGAGAACAAAGCTAGCGCAGGTTTAGCCACGGTGTTGGATGTGACTATTACTTCATTAGGTATTGTAGCTGATATTTATGAAAAGCTTGGGATATCTGTAGGGGAGCCTGACTTATCTAATTACACTGGCCCCTATGCAGAGAATGTGTCTTACAGAGCTCCTAACTTTAAATCTGGGGAATTTAATATTTCTATGCATCATACGAAAGGAGATTCCAATTTCACTAGAACGATTAAAGTACTTTATCCAGATGGAAAAAGTGAGATGAAACACTTAAAATCGGGACAACAGCTTAAGATTACAGAACCCGGTACAATTGTAGATTTGAAACCCCTTGCAGAATCTGTATCAGAGCACGATCTTCTTTACATTACAAAAGCGCAATTGGATGAAGGAAAAACCGGAGTTGCGCTTAATCAAGGTATCACCATATACGTAGAAAAAACATCCGGTGAAAATAAAGTACTTGTTGACGAATTTTATAAGAAGAAATTTGGAGCAGATTCTCTTGACGGTTTTAAAGGGTTAGGGGTGGACCGCTTTTCTTATTTAACAGATGAACAAAAGAAGGTAGCAACATTGACTTCACATCCAGTAGGTAGAGAAGTTCTTTCTAATTATGTTACGAATAACCCTACAGCTCAAGCAGATTTTAATAACCGGTCAAGTAATGTATTCGCAGAGATCACCAATACCCTAGAGACACCTATTAAAGCAGCATATGGCTCACTAAATCACGGTGAATCCTATCAAATTATCCCCTATAAAAAAGGAAGCAATAAAGTATTGGTAAAAGCAGGTTCAAAATATCTTTCAGGGAAAGAAGGAAATGTTCTTCAATATTCCGATTCGATTGGTGACGATGAATTGTTTGAACTTGTCTCAGCCCCCGCTTTTCTTAATAAATGGCAGTTTGATTTGGTAAACAAGAATGGAGTACGTCTGACTAGTAATCCATACATTCAAGGCTTCCTGAAGGAAAACGATGGTGCTAATTCTTTCAGATCTGGAATTAGTTTCACTGCAAAAACGAATGATGAAGTTCACAACTGGTTAATAGACTGGTACCCTGGTAAAGAACATGATAGACAGAAGTATGATGGAAGAGTAGAGTTCAAAGCTAATGATAAAAGTGATGGCTCTATATGGACTGCATACGATGCTTCTGGAAAATTAATAACGAATAGTTGGATAGAACGAGATGGAGCATATCATTATGCAGATGCTTCAGGAGTTCTTTTGAAGGGTTGGCAGGAAATTAAAGGTAATACGTATTATTTTGCTCCGCATTCTAATTCCCTGGTAGTGTCGTCAAACTCATCTGATGCACAGATTGAGGGTAAGGTCTATCATTTCAAGGATTCTGGTGTTCTGCAGCGATCAGCCTGGAAAGATGAGCAATATTCTGATGCTTCTGGAGCGTTTGTTAAAGAGGGTCTGAAAGAAACAGAAGGTAAAATTTACTATTTTAAAGATTTCGCGGTTACAAAGAATGAAATGCGTCTAGAAGACCAACATGTCATTCTTCACTTTTCCAACAAAGGCGTGCTTGAGAGGGCTTCAGATCTGAATGGGAAAGCATTAGCTAGTACTACTACTGTTACTCTTAACGGGAAACACGTAGTCTTTGAGAAAGACGGTTCTGTTAGAAAGCCAGGACTCACTGGAAAGAGATCTTTCCCCCAATCAGATGGAACTGAAAAGGTCACAATGCACTATTATAGCTTAGAGGATGGAGCTTCCCATTCGGGTTGGAAGATAATTGATGGAAAGAATTATCATTTTAAAGATGGTCAGCACTATACTTTCGATGGTCATGAAACCATTGACGGAAAAAGATATTATTTTAATAATGACGGACAAGCTATGCTGACAGGGTTTAAAAAAGATAACGGTAAGATATACCACTTTGATGATAAAGGCGAAATGCAAAAAGGGTGGCAAGAAATCGATGGTAAATGGTATTACTTCGATGATTCTGGAGCAGCTAAGATAGGATGGTTCTCTGTTGGTGGTGGATACCATTTCCCTTATTACGGGTACTTTACTTATTATGCCAAAGAAGATGGTTCAATTTATCAAAACACCACTGTTGAACTTGATAATGGGAAAGGCGTTTGGAAGACTTATAAATTTGACAGTCATGGACACAAAGGTTATTAA
- a CDS encoding response regulator transcription factor, producing the protein MKKRILIVEDEENIREVCKRYLEREGYEVYTAMNGMEGWDVFHQYQPDLIILDLMMPKKDGWELCEEIRQQSNVPIIMLTAKGEERDRILGLTMGADDYVTKPFSPRELVLRVQIILRRGNQIPIQAKESLSEVIEFPDLKIYPKTRCVLVCENKVELTVKEFEVLYVMAQHPKQVFSRSQLLELIWDFEHEGGTNTVTVLVSRLRDKLEKHTIKNRWIHTVWGIGYRFEPNGGNET; encoded by the coding sequence ATGAAAAAAAGGATTTTAATCGTAGAAGATGAAGAAAACATTCGAGAAGTATGTAAACGGTACTTAGAAAGAGAAGGATACGAAGTATATACAGCTATGAATGGAATGGAAGGCTGGGATGTATTTCATCAATATCAACCAGATTTAATTATTTTAGATCTCATGATGCCGAAAAAAGATGGATGGGAATTATGTGAGGAAATTCGTCAACAATCCAATGTCCCTATTATTATGTTAACTGCTAAGGGAGAGGAAAGAGATCGAATTTTAGGTTTAACAATGGGAGCAGATGATTATGTAACAAAGCCGTTTTCACCTCGTGAATTAGTATTAAGGGTTCAAATTATACTAAGAAGAGGCAATCAAATACCGATACAAGCAAAAGAATCCCTATCAGAAGTAATAGAATTTCCAGATTTGAAAATTTATCCAAAGACGAGATGTGTACTTGTTTGTGAAAATAAAGTGGAATTAACGGTGAAAGAATTTGAGGTACTTTATGTCATGGCACAGCATCCAAAACAAGTATTTTCTCGTTCGCAACTTCTTGAACTTATTTGGGATTTTGAACATGAAGGGGGCACAAACACAGTAACCGTGTTAGTGAGTCGTTTACGTGACAAACTGGAGAAGCATACGATAAAGAATCGTTGGATTCATACTGTTTGGGGAATAGGATATCGCTTTGAGCCAAATGGAGGAAATGAAACATGA
- a CDS encoding cell wall metabolism sensor histidine kinase WalK: protein MRLRIQLLLMNLLSTSILVIAIWYSETQMLLEPEQTRLLTVIAVVGLIISTFIYWLMTRPIMRSIQNLIELTKQFSDRQFETRYIIGKEPREFKELATAFQQMAKNLEEGFTKLEEGEKARKELITNISHDLRTPMASIQLMIEALQDNLIEDPEMRNQYLVTILKEIKRLSGLINDLFDLSKLEIGQVDFHPTLIHMDKVLLDVLEAHSVLLANKQIDLKLEVPEKLPRLLIMPCKIARVISNLLDNAIRYSPVSGTIQLIVEENRKNQQVQFILRDEGEGITPNDQLRVFERFFRTDQSRSSQSGGSGLGLAITKSLIKMHKGEIGVRDRLDGKQGSEFWFTLPVTSEKITTVKRISG, encoded by the coding sequence ATGAGATTACGCATTCAATTGTTATTGATGAATTTATTAAGTACCAGTATCCTGGTAATTGCTATATGGTATAGTGAAACGCAAATGTTACTTGAACCAGAACAAACACGGTTATTAACAGTAATTGCGGTTGTAGGACTGATTATTTCAACGTTTATTTACTGGTTAATGACACGCCCTATCATGAGGTCCATTCAAAATTTAATTGAACTAACGAAACAATTTAGCGATAGACAATTTGAAACGAGGTATATAATTGGAAAAGAACCACGGGAGTTTAAAGAATTAGCGACAGCCTTCCAACAGATGGCCAAAAATTTGGAAGAAGGGTTTACTAAGTTAGAAGAAGGGGAAAAAGCACGTAAAGAGCTCATTACGAATATTTCACACGACTTACGAACACCTATGGCTAGCATACAATTGATGATAGAAGCATTACAAGATAATCTGATTGAAGATCCTGAAATGAGAAATCAGTACTTAGTTACGATTTTAAAAGAAATAAAAAGATTAAGTGGATTAATCAATGACTTATTTGACCTTTCAAAGTTAGAAATTGGGCAAGTAGATTTTCATCCAACTTTAATACATATGGACAAAGTCCTATTGGATGTACTAGAGGCACATTCTGTCTTATTAGCAAACAAACAGATTGATTTAAAATTGGAGGTTCCTGAGAAATTACCTCGACTTTTAATTATGCCGTGTAAAATAGCACGGGTGATTAGTAATTTGTTAGATAATGCAATCCGGTATTCACCTGTATCTGGAACAATCCAGCTGATTGTAGAGGAAAATAGGAAAAATCAGCAAGTCCAATTCATTTTGCGTGATGAAGGAGAAGGGATTACTCCTAATGACCAATTACGCGTATTTGAACGTTTTTTTAGAACAGATCAATCAAGATCCTCACAATCTGGGGGATCCGGTCTCGGACTAGCCATTACAAAATCATTAATTAAAATGCACAAAGGAGAAATTGGTGTGAGAGATCGCTTAGACGGCAAACAGGGAAGTGAATTTTGGTTTACTCTTCCCGTCACATCAGAAAAAATTACGACTGTTAAAAGAATTTCTGGTTAA
- a CDS encoding GNAT family N-acetyltransferase — MSFYFKECKQSDIGDLIQRYVSTLSSPIDSVLEEHILNSVFYTISYNFEVAGYYAIQSNQSLTQFYLDLSYYKKSQEIFDNVLKDHSIRSILVPTCDELFLSLVLDHDYKIEKQAYFFQDNKVEIPKGKLFKDGEFRAAVPSDAIKITEVCQDFLDKVEERIENREIFTYTKGSILLGIGIIETSKLLDRYGNMGMFTNEQYRKKGIGRTIIHHLKEWCYDNNLNPICGCWYYNTPSKQTLESAGMVSKTRLLNIKVL; from the coding sequence ATGAGTTTTTATTTTAAAGAATGTAAACAAAGTGATATTGGGGATTTAATCCAAAGATATGTTAGTACATTAAGTTCTCCTATTGATTCTGTTTTAGAGGAGCACATTCTCAATTCCGTATTTTATACAATCAGTTACAACTTCGAAGTTGCAGGTTATTATGCCATACAGAGTAACCAGTCCCTAACTCAATTTTATTTAGATTTATCATACTACAAAAAATCCCAAGAGATTTTTGACAATGTTCTTAAGGATCATTCAATTCGGTCAATACTGGTTCCAACATGCGACGAACTTTTTTTAAGTTTGGTATTAGATCATGATTATAAGATCGAAAAACAAGCTTACTTTTTCCAAGATAACAAAGTGGAAATTCCAAAGGGGAAATTATTTAAAGATGGGGAATTCAGAGCTGCGGTGCCTAGCGATGCTATAAAAATAACTGAGGTATGTCAGGACTTCCTTGATAAAGTGGAGGAACGTATTGAAAATAGGGAAATATTCACCTACACCAAAGGAAGTATTCTGCTTGGAATAGGGATTATCGAAACAAGTAAGTTACTTGATAGATATGGAAATATGGGCATGTTTACAAATGAACAATACAGAAAAAAAGGAATAGGCAGAACGATAATTCATCATTTAAAGGAATGGTGTTATGACAATAATCTAAATCCGATTTGCGGTTGTTGGTATTATAACACTCCCTCGAAACAAACGTTAGAAAGTGCTGGTATGGTCTCTAAAACAAGATTATTAAATATCAAAGTCCTATAG
- the mphM gene encoding macrolide 2'-phosphotransferase MphM — MNKQKAVEIARKYGLEVKEESIIFNESGLDFLVAYAEDDKGEEWVLRYPRRDDVMPRTIVEKKALDLVNKYATFQVPVWSVYEGDLIAYKKLIGVPAGTIDPEIQNYVWEMDYENVPEQFHQTLAKALASLHTVPKTEALKVGLFVQTAEEARKSMIERMEKVKAKFGVGESLWNRWQAWVKNEELWPQRTGLIHGDVHAGHTMIDKDANLTGFIDWTEAKVTDVSNDFVFQYRVFGEAALEKLINYYRQAGGIYWPAMKEHVIELNAAYPVAIAEFAIISGLEEYEQMAKETLEVNDR; from the coding sequence TTGAACAAACAGAAAGCGGTAGAAATAGCAAGAAAGTATGGTTTGGAAGTTAAAGAGGAGTCCATCATATTCAACGAGTCCGGTTTAGATTTTCTGGTTGCTTATGCAGAAGACGATAAAGGCGAAGAATGGGTGCTAAGGTATCCGAGACGGGACGATGTGATGCCAAGGACGATAGTGGAGAAGAAAGCACTGGATCTTGTAAATAAATATGCCACTTTTCAGGTTCCAGTCTGGTCGGTTTATGAAGGCGATCTAATAGCTTATAAAAAGTTAATCGGAGTGCCAGCAGGCACGATTGATCCGGAGATTCAAAACTATGTGTGGGAGATGGATTATGAAAATGTGCCTGAACAATTTCACCAGACATTAGCCAAAGCGTTGGCTTCGCTACACACAGTTCCGAAAACAGAGGCTCTTAAAGTAGGCCTGTTTGTCCAGACAGCAGAAGAGGCAAGAAAATCGATGATTGAGCGTATGGAAAAGGTTAAAGCGAAGTTTGGCGTAGGCGAATCCTTATGGAACCGCTGGCAGGCCTGGGTAAAAAATGAGGAATTGTGGCCTCAGAGAACAGGTCTGATTCATGGGGATGTTCATGCTGGCCACACGATGATTGATAAAGATGCTAACTTAACCGGTTTTATCGACTGGACCGAAGCAAAAGTAACGGATGTATCAAATGACTTTGTTTTCCAGTACCGGGTATTCGGGGAGGCAGCCCTGGAGAAACTGATCAACTATTACCGGCAAGCAGGCGGGATTTACTGGCCTGCCATGAAAGAGCACGTCATTGAACTTAATGCGGCATACCCTGTTGCGATAGCTGAGTTTGCGATTATCTCAGGCTTGGAAGAATATGAGCAGATGGCGAAAGAAACATTGGAAGTGAATGACCGCTAG
- a CDS encoding IS3 family transposase (programmed frameshift) codes for MAKFTADEKIQIVLRYLNGNESYREMGRSIGISDTIILNWVNQYKQNGVEAFLKRCTNYTQQFKLDVLNFMIENGMSLFETAAIFNIPAPSTISVWKKQFETQGIDALQSKKKGRLSMKKDSNKQLKQALAEGSVEALEARIQQLEMENEYFKKVECLSSKQGKITKQDKAQVVYELRHKYSVKALVELATIPRSTYYDLVKKMNRPDVDADLKAEIKAIYEENEGRYGYRRIRDELTNRGQKVNHKKVQRIMKELGLKCVVRMKKYKSYKGKVGRIAPNFLERNFHTDAPNQKWVTDITEFKLFGEKLYVSPVLDLYNGEIITYTIGSRPTYSLVSEMLEKALERLPETHQLLMHSDQGWHYQMRQYVCTLESRAIVQSMSRKGNCYDNAVIENFFGIMKSEFLYIKEFESVEHFKRELEKYIDYYNTKRIKAKLKMSPVQYRTHFYQAA; via the exons ATGGCTAAATTTACTGCTGATGAAAAAATACAAATCGTTCTACGTTATTTGAACGGAAATGAAAGTTATCGAGAAATGGGTAGATCGATCGGTATAAGTGACACAATCATTTTGAATTGGGTAAACCAATATAAACAGAATGGTGTGGAAGCTTTTCTAAAACGATGTACAAATTACACACAACAATTTAAACTAGACGTACTAAACTTTATGATTGAAAACGGTATGTCCTTATTTGAGACGGCAGCTATCTTTAACATTCCTGCCCCTTCAACGATTTCTGTTTGGAAAAAACAGTTCGAAACACAAGGAATTGATGCCCTTCAATCTAAGAAAAAGGGGCGTCTATCCATGAAAAAAGATTCAAATAAACAATTAAAACAAGCTTTAGCTGAAGGGTCAGTCGAAGCACTTGAAGCACGTATTCAACAGCTTGAGATGGAAAATGAGTACT TTAAAAAAGTTGAATGCCTTAGTTCAAAACAAGGAAAAATCACGAAACAAGACAAAGCGCAAGTAGTCTATGAATTAAGGCATAAATATTCGGTGAAGGCACTCGTGGAGCTAGCTACTATTCCTCGAAGCACGTATTATGATTTAGTAAAGAAAATGAATCGTCCAGATGTAGATGCCGATTTGAAAGCGGAGATTAAAGCGATTTATGAGGAAAATGAAGGTCGTTATGGTTACCGTCGCATTCGTGATGAATTAACGAATCGTGGTCAGAAAGTGAATCACAAGAAGGTTCAGCGCATTATGAAAGAGCTTGGATTAAAGTGTGTTGTGCGTATGAAAAAATATAAGTCTTATAAAGGAAAAGTTGGTAGAATTGCACCTAATTTTTTAGAGCGTAATTTTCATACAGATGCACCGAATCAAAAATGGGTAACAGACATCACAGAGTTTAAATTATTTGGAGAAAAACTGTATGTATCACCTGTATTAGATTTGTATAATGGTGAAATTATTACCTATACAATTGGTTCTAGACCGACGTATTCACTTGTTTCAGAGATGTTAGAGAAAGCATTGGAACGTTTACCTGAAACCCACCAGCTACTGATGCATTCAGATCAAGGATGGCATTATCAAATGAGACAGTACGTCTGTACACTTGAATCAAGAGCTATCGTCCAGAGTATGTCTCGAAAAGGCAACTGTTACGACAACGCAGTAATAGAGAATTTCTTTGGGATTATGAAGTCGGAGTTCCTCTACATAAAAGAGTTTGAAAGTGTAGAGCATTTTAAAAGAGAATTAGAAAAATATATAGATTATTATAATACGAAACGGATTAAGGCAAAATTAAAAATGAGCCCGGTACAATACCGGACTCACTTTTATCAAGCTGCCTAA